Proteins co-encoded in one Nicotiana sylvestris chromosome 7, ASM39365v2, whole genome shotgun sequence genomic window:
- the LOC138873698 gene encoding uncharacterized protein, whose protein sequence is MQLVESLGYEEELVAIVYRQFSKLGSKKISIVKVPMRGQQVDEATWVIKEDMKSRYPYLFGTLEVATGASGAYSPTRAIGGSSVTAWAGALAATRAPPRPLSRPQPLAALGHYQSEASTNEGLFLGFLRWHGDKHPDVGKVILENSPQNDTLTSLMIQENIINACAKEILKAIIGDLNGDYFGILVDESKNISYKEQMALVLRYVDENGEVVDRFVGLVHVSDTSAFSLKEAIYSVLSEHSLSPSQICGQDYDGASNMRGEINVLKSLIMKESSSAYYIHCFEHHQLQLTLVNIAKKYLDVEDFFCHVTNVLNVIGGSFKRGDLLRHLQVENLEQLLESSEVHTGRGLNQEHGLQRPCDTRWGSPFKTLDNFIVIFSSIVRVLEVIQYEGSTSNERNQEKYLLSEITTFKFICMLHLMLKVLAM, encoded by the exons ATGCAACTTGTTGAGAGCTTAGGTTATGAGGAGGAACTAGTTGCCATTGTTTATAGACAGTTTAGCAAGTTGGGGTCTAAGAAGATTTCAATAGTGAAGGTCCCGATGAGGGGTCAACAAGTCGATGAGGCAACTTGGGTGATCAAGGAGGATATGAAGAGCAGATATCCATACTTATTCGGCACTctag AGGTGGCAACAGGCGCCTCAGGTGCCTATTCCCCAACTAGAGCTATTGGTGGCTCATCTGTCACAGCTTGGGCTGGTGCTCTTGCTGCAACACGTGCCCCTCCTCGACCTCTGTCTCGGCCTCAGCCTCTCGCGGCTCTA GGTCATTATCAAAGTGAAGCTTCAACAAATGAAGGCCTCTTTCTAGGATTCTTACGATGGCATGGGGACAAGCATCCGGATGTGGGAAAAGTCATATTAGAAAATTCTCCACAAAATGATACGTTGACTTCCCTTATGATCCAAGAAAATATTATCAATGCTTGTGCAAAAGAAATATTAAAGGCTATAATTGGAGACTTGAATGGAGATTACTTTGGTATATTAGTTGATGAGTCCAAAAATATTTCATATAAAGAACAAATGGCTCTTGTTTTGCGTTATGTTGATGAGAATGGTGAAGTGGTAGACCGATTTGTTGGTCTTGTCCATGTTAGTGATACATCGGCATTCTCATTGAAGGAAGCAATCTACTCAGTGCTTTCGGAGCACTCACTAAGTCCATCACAAATATGTGGACAAGATTATGATGGAGCTAGTAACATGAGGGGAGAGATAAATGTTCTCAAGAGTTTGATTATGAAAGAGAGTTCATCGGCATATTACATTCATTGCTTTGAGCATCATCAATTGCAATTGACACTTGTAAATATTGCTAAAAAATATTTGGATGTTGAAGACTTCTTTTGCCATGTTACTAACGTATTGAATGTTATTGGTGGATCTTTTAAGCGCGGAGATTTGCTTCGACATCTTCAAGTTGAAAACTTAGAGCAATTACTTGAGTCTAGTGAAGTTCATACTGGGCGAGGACTAAATCAAGAACACGGGCTTCAAAGACCATGTGACACTCGTTGGGGATCACCTTTCAAAACATTAGAtaattttattgttattttctcaTCTATTGTTCGTGTGCTTGAAGTGATTCAATATGAAGGTTCTACCTCAAATGAGAGAAATCAAGAAAAATATCTTTTGAGTGAGATAACAACATTTAAATTTATTTGTATGCTTCACTTGATGTTAAAAGTTTTGGCAATGTAA